One Curtobacterium sp. MCLR17_032 genomic window carries:
- a CDS encoding MFS transporter, with the protein MNSRRAFVVWGVAVLAYVLAVMQRSSLGVSGVDAQDRFAVSAAVLSTLAVVQIAVYAGLQIPVGIALDRVGPRRLVLLGALLLTIGQAVVALSPTIGPAIVGRVLVGAGDAMTFISVMRLLPMWFSGSLLPQISQWTGNLGQIGQIVSAFPFALLLHSVGWDAAFGVAAIASAVGLVLAVVFVRAGPVAVRTDTIPLPHSWGAAFRTFGHALRRPGTQLGFWSHYVTQSSGTVFSLLWGVPMLRGLGYSATEAATFLTVIVLVGFVAGPVLGLLCARFPMRRSNLVLGIVTALGVVWTAVLLWPGQPPTWLLVLLVVAMGVGGPGSLIGFDFARSFNPVGSLGSANGVVNVGGFLAAFVMMFAIGSLLDVLAAASGTDTFAWQNFRVAMTVQYVVVGFGVVMLLLARRRTRARLHAEDGIRVGPLWVALVARLRNGRVQ; encoded by the coding sequence GTGAACTCCCGCCGTGCCTTCGTCGTCTGGGGCGTCGCCGTCCTGGCCTACGTCCTGGCGGTCATGCAGCGGTCGTCCCTCGGGGTCTCCGGGGTCGACGCGCAGGACCGCTTCGCCGTCTCCGCCGCCGTCCTGTCCACGCTCGCGGTCGTGCAGATCGCGGTCTACGCGGGGCTGCAGATCCCGGTGGGCATCGCGCTCGACCGGGTCGGACCGCGGCGCCTGGTGCTGCTCGGCGCACTGCTGCTGACGATCGGCCAGGCGGTCGTCGCGCTGTCCCCGACGATCGGGCCGGCCATCGTGGGCCGGGTGCTGGTCGGCGCCGGGGACGCGATGACCTTCATCTCGGTGATGCGCCTGTTGCCGATGTGGTTCAGCGGGTCGCTCCTGCCGCAGATCTCGCAGTGGACGGGCAACCTCGGCCAGATCGGCCAGATCGTCTCGGCGTTCCCGTTCGCCCTGCTCCTGCACTCCGTCGGCTGGGACGCGGCGTTCGGCGTGGCGGCGATCGCCAGCGCGGTGGGGCTCGTCCTGGCGGTGGTGTTCGTCCGTGCCGGGCCGGTGGCCGTGCGGACCGACACGATCCCGCTGCCGCACTCGTGGGGAGCGGCCTTCCGCACCTTCGGGCACGCGCTCCGACGCCCGGGCACGCAGCTGGGCTTCTGGTCGCACTACGTGACGCAGTCGTCCGGCACGGTGTTCAGCTTGCTCTGGGGGGTCCCGATGCTCCGGGGGCTCGGCTACTCGGCGACCGAGGCCGCGACCTTCCTGACCGTGATCGTCCTCGTCGGGTTCGTCGCCGGCCCGGTCCTCGGTCTGCTCTGCGCCCGGTTCCCGATGCGTCGGTCGAACCTGGTGCTCGGGATCGTGACCGCGCTCGGTGTCGTCTGGACGGCGGTGCTGCTCTGGCCGGGGCAGCCGCCGACCTGGCTGCTCGTCCTGCTGGTCGTGGCGATGGGCGTCGGCGGCCCGGGCTCCCTCATCGGGTTCGACTTCGCGCGCTCGTTCAACCCGGTCGGTTCGCTCGGGTCGGCGAACGGCGTGGTGAACGTCGGCGGGTTCCTGGCGGCCTTCGTGATGATGTTCGCGATCGGCTCGCTGCTCGACGTCCTGGCGGCGGCGTCCGGCACCGACACGTTCGCGTGGCAGAACTTCCGCGTGGCGATGACCGTGCAGTACGTGGTGGTCGGGTTCGGCGTGGTGATGCTGCTGCTGGCCCGCCGACGGACGCGCGCACGGCTGCACGCGGAGGACGGAATACGGGTGGGTCCGCTGTGGGTTGCACTGGTTGCACGCTTGCGGAACGGTCGCGTGCAATAA
- the sucB gene encoding 2-oxoglutarate dehydrogenase, E2 component, dihydrolipoamide succinyltransferase has translation MSESVNLPALGESVTEGTVTRWLKNVGDRIEVDEPLLEVSTDKVDTEIPSPVAGVIEEILVQEDETVEVGTALVKIGDGSGGADSSDQGGSESADDQTEAAAEDTEPETAPSTEQDTEAKAPEPTEPEPTPAGQTQPAAPQAPSAPPAASPVPQAAPVPPPAAAPPAAVPAPAKAAPAAAPAAAAPSSTPSAAVPNPTANGAASGYVTPLVRKLANEQGVDLATVTGTGVGGRIRKEDVLAAASAAAAAPAASGSGSSASAQSGPFVAEVSPLRGTREKMTRLRKVVAERAVQSMTSTAQLTSVVEVDVTKVAQFRDARKAEFLEKTGSKLSFMPFFALAASEALKAHPKINSTVDGDEIVYPESENVSIAVDTERGLLTPVIKDAASLDLAQFSKSIADLAERTRNNQLKPDELAGGTFTLTNTGSRGALFDTPVVFLPQSAILGTGIVTKRPAVVKVDGQEAIAIRSFVYLALSYDHRIIDGADASRYLVAVKNRLEEGNFAPNLGY, from the coding sequence ATGAGCGAATCCGTCAACCTCCCGGCGCTCGGAGAGAGCGTCACCGAGGGTACGGTCACCCGATGGCTGAAGAACGTCGGTGACCGGATCGAGGTCGACGAGCCGCTGCTCGAGGTCTCCACCGACAAGGTCGACACCGAGATCCCGTCGCCGGTCGCCGGCGTCATCGAGGAGATCCTCGTCCAGGAGGACGAGACCGTCGAGGTCGGCACCGCCCTCGTGAAGATCGGCGACGGCTCCGGTGGCGCTGACTCGTCCGACCAGGGTGGGTCCGAGTCCGCCGACGACCAGACCGAGGCCGCCGCCGAGGACACCGAGCCCGAGACCGCACCGAGCACGGAGCAGGACACCGAGGCCAAGGCCCCGGAGCCCACCGAGCCCGAGCCGACCCCGGCCGGCCAGACCCAGCCCGCAGCACCCCAGGCGCCGTCGGCCCCGCCGGCCGCGTCGCCGGTGCCGCAAGCAGCCCCGGTCCCGCCGCCCGCCGCCGCACCGCCGGCCGCGGTCCCCGCACCGGCCAAGGCTGCTCCGGCCGCTGCCCCCGCCGCCGCGGCTCCGTCGTCGACGCCGTCCGCTGCGGTCCCGAACCCCACCGCCAACGGTGCGGCGTCCGGCTACGTCACCCCGCTCGTGCGCAAGCTCGCCAACGAGCAGGGTGTCGACCTCGCGACCGTCACCGGCACCGGTGTCGGTGGACGCATCCGCAAGGAGGACGTGCTCGCCGCGGCCTCCGCTGCTGCTGCCGCCCCGGCCGCATCCGGTTCGGGTTCGTCCGCGTCGGCACAGTCCGGTCCGTTCGTCGCCGAGGTCTCGCCGCTCCGTGGGACGCGCGAGAAGATGACCCGCCTGCGCAAGGTCGTGGCCGAGCGTGCCGTGCAGTCGATGACCTCGACGGCACAGCTCACCAGCGTGGTCGAGGTCGACGTGACCAAGGTCGCGCAGTTCCGCGACGCCCGCAAGGCCGAGTTCCTCGAGAAGACCGGCTCGAAGCTCTCCTTCATGCCGTTCTTCGCCCTGGCGGCGTCTGAGGCGCTCAAGGCCCACCCGAAGATCAACTCGACCGTGGACGGCGACGAGATCGTCTACCCGGAGTCCGAGAACGTCTCCATCGCGGTGGACACCGAGCGCGGCCTGCTCACCCCGGTGATCAAGGACGCGGCGTCGCTCGACCTCGCCCAGTTCTCGAAGTCGATCGCGGACCTGGCGGAGCGCACGCGCAACAACCAGCTCAAGCCCGACGAGCTCGCCGGTGGCACGTTCACGCTGACCAACACCGGTTCGCGTGGCGCGCTGTTCGACACCCCGGTGGTCTTCCTGCCGCAGTCGGCGATCCTCGGCACCGGCATCGTCACCAAGCGCCCGGCGGTCGTCAAGGTCGACGGGCAGGAAGCGATCGCGATCCGGTCGTTCGTCTACCTGGCGCTCTCCTACGACCACCGCATCATCGACGGCGCTGACGCGTCCCGGTACCTGGTGGCCGTGAAGAACCGTCTCGAAGAGGGCAACTTCGCACCCAACCTCGGCTACTGA
- a CDS encoding leucyl aminopeptidase, translated as MVRPTLSTTSSAPSSVDADVLVLGVRPGADGAPATLVPSAAGPVDGLADLDLAAVGATGAKDQLVRIPGGSAVGVAAAGIALVGLGSATGPAAVRSAAGSAVRQLPHVTAIALALPTEDDATVAAALEGAALGTYSFTRHKGAGTTGPTRGDQRITVVAPASVSADATVRPAIVADAAALVRDLVNTAAGDLGPSDVADVAHAQADGLPLTVEVLDETELAEQGFGGIAGVGQGSVRPPRLVVVRYEPAGATKHLALVGKGITFDSGGLSLKPAASMLGMKTDMTGAATVLAATVAAARLGLDTKVTAWLCLAENMPSGSAIRPGDVLTLKNGKTVEVTNTDAEGRLVLGDGMAAASLEQPDAIVDIATLTGAQMVALGDRTTGLMGSDDLVARVRTLADTVAEPIWPMPMPEELDGRLSSDVADMVNATVGQTAGGMLLAAKFLERFVGQTAEGTTIPWAHLDIAGPSENRGAGYGWLGKGATGVMVRTLVALAEDLQSK; from the coding sequence ATGGTCCGACCGACGCTCTCCACCACCTCTTCCGCCCCCTCCTCCGTCGACGCCGACGTGCTCGTCCTGGGCGTCCGCCCCGGCGCCGACGGCGCGCCCGCCACACTCGTGCCGTCCGCGGCCGGCCCCGTCGACGGACTGGCCGACCTCGACCTCGCCGCCGTCGGTGCCACCGGCGCGAAGGACCAGCTCGTGCGCATCCCCGGCGGCTCGGCCGTCGGCGTCGCCGCCGCGGGCATCGCGCTCGTCGGTCTCGGCAGTGCCACCGGTCCGGCCGCCGTGCGCAGCGCCGCCGGCAGTGCCGTGCGCCAGCTGCCGCACGTCACCGCCATCGCACTCGCCCTGCCCACCGAGGACGACGCCACCGTCGCCGCAGCACTCGAGGGCGCCGCGCTCGGCACCTACTCCTTCACCCGCCACAAGGGCGCCGGGACGACCGGTCCGACCCGTGGCGACCAGCGCATCACGGTCGTCGCACCGGCTTCGGTCAGCGCCGACGCCACCGTCCGCCCGGCGATCGTCGCCGACGCGGCCGCGCTGGTCCGCGACCTCGTCAACACCGCCGCCGGGGACCTCGGGCCGTCCGACGTCGCCGACGTCGCGCACGCGCAGGCCGACGGCCTGCCCCTCACCGTCGAGGTCCTCGACGAGACCGAACTCGCAGAGCAGGGCTTCGGCGGGATCGCCGGAGTCGGCCAGGGCTCGGTCCGCCCGCCGCGGCTCGTCGTCGTGCGGTACGAGCCGGCCGGTGCGACCAAGCACCTCGCGCTCGTCGGCAAGGGCATCACGTTCGACTCCGGCGGACTCTCGCTCAAGCCGGCTGCCTCCATGCTCGGCATGAAGACCGACATGACCGGTGCCGCCACGGTCCTCGCAGCGACGGTCGCCGCCGCTCGCCTGGGTCTCGACACGAAGGTCACGGCCTGGCTCTGCCTCGCCGAGAACATGCCCTCCGGTTCCGCCATCCGTCCGGGTGACGTCCTGACCCTGAAGAACGGCAAGACCGTCGAGGTCACGAACACCGACGCCGAGGGCCGACTCGTCCTCGGCGACGGCATGGCCGCGGCGTCGCTCGAGCAGCCCGACGCGATCGTCGACATCGCCACCCTGACGGGCGCGCAGATGGTCGCCCTCGGTGACCGGACCACCGGCCTGATGGGGAGCGACGACCTCGTCGCCCGGGTCCGCACGCTCGCCGACACGGTCGCGGAGCCGATCTGGCCGATGCCGATGCCGGAAGAGCTCGACGGCCGCCTGAGCAGCGACGTCGCCGACATGGTCAACGCCACCGTCGGGCAGACCGCGGGCGGCATGCTGCTCGCCGCGAAGTTCCTCGAGCGCTTCGTCGGGCAGACCGCCGAGGGCACCACGATCCCGTGGGCGCACCTCGACATCGCCGGCCCGTCGGAGAACCGCGGCGCCGGGTACGGCTGGCTCGGCAAGGGCGCCACCGGTGTGATGGTCCGCACCCTGGTCGCACTCGCAGAAGACCTGCAGTCCAAGTAG
- a CDS encoding MurT ligase domain-containing protein: MRFVVPILVGRILRALARARGGGSAYPGYIVLKLVPDFLQHVTRQFPNGVVFVLGSNGKSTTTHMISEIVRAHGLRVFTNPSGANLPQGIASALLSEVSLGGKLKADIGILEVDEAFAVELAGILSPSTVTMLNVQVDQLYRFFETERVATMMLDTAALSSANVITNHDDQFLDAYPAVDGQRVLRFGASTDVVAAAPNGLQNADDFVAGADRAQTTADAEIVTFTGDAATIAFAGAEIPVRLPARGLHYAVDAAAAAATASAALGDQFRPAAVTKAFERMKPAYGRGERLPIAGESAEFTMFKNAASLQLNLDALPAHPEQVLMAIDEGTPDISWIYDIDFSKLDHVDVVSGDKAWQIAIALEHAGVRIGRVEPDVESAIRHMQGLGSTTTGTKNFIVNYEIMMIARKALGHPDMEKTA, from the coding sequence GTGCGTTTCGTGGTCCCGATCCTGGTCGGGCGGATCCTCCGTGCCCTCGCGCGAGCGCGGGGCGGCGGGTCCGCCTACCCGGGATACATCGTCCTCAAGCTCGTGCCGGACTTCCTGCAGCACGTGACGCGGCAGTTCCCGAACGGCGTCGTCTTCGTGCTCGGGTCGAACGGCAAGTCGACGACGACCCACATGATCTCGGAGATCGTGCGGGCGCACGGCCTCCGGGTGTTCACGAACCCGTCCGGCGCGAACCTGCCGCAGGGCATCGCGTCCGCGCTGCTGTCCGAGGTCTCGCTGGGCGGCAAGCTCAAGGCCGACATCGGGATCCTCGAGGTCGACGAGGCCTTCGCGGTCGAGCTCGCCGGCATCCTGTCGCCGTCGACGGTGACGATGCTCAACGTCCAGGTCGACCAGCTCTACCGGTTCTTCGAGACCGAACGTGTCGCGACGATGATGCTCGACACCGCCGCACTGTCGAGTGCGAACGTCATCACCAACCACGACGACCAGTTCCTCGACGCCTACCCGGCCGTCGACGGGCAGCGGGTCCTGCGCTTCGGCGCGAGCACCGACGTGGTGGCCGCGGCCCCGAACGGCCTGCAGAACGCCGACGACTTCGTGGCCGGCGCCGACCGGGCACAGACGACTGCTGACGCCGAGATCGTGACCTTCACCGGTGACGCCGCGACCATCGCCTTCGCCGGTGCCGAGATCCCGGTCCGCCTGCCGGCCCGCGGCCTCCACTACGCGGTGGACGCGGCCGCGGCTGCCGCGACGGCCAGCGCGGCCCTCGGCGACCAGTTCCGTCCGGCCGCCGTGACCAAGGCGTTCGAGCGGATGAAGCCGGCCTACGGGCGCGGCGAGCGTCTGCCGATCGCGGGGGAGTCCGCCGAGTTCACGATGTTCAAGAACGCCGCGAGCCTGCAGCTCAACCTGGACGCCCTGCCGGCGCACCCGGAGCAGGTCCTCATGGCGATCGACGAGGGCACGCCCGACATCTCGTGGATCTACGACATCGACTTCTCGAAGCTCGACCACGTCGACGTCGTGTCCGGCGACAAGGCCTGGCAGATCGCGATCGCGCTCGAGCACGCCGGTGTCCGCATCGGTCGCGTCGAGCCCGACGTCGAGTCGGCGATCCGCCACATGCAGGGGCTCGGGTCGACCACGACCGGCACGAAGAACTTCATCGTCAACTACGAGATCATGATGATCGCCCGGAAGGCCCTCGGCCACCCGGACATGGAGAAGACCGCATGA
- a CDS encoding PAC2 family protein: protein MNHPEDLYTLDASAPTVPAGLHLVAALTGFADAGSAVAQITTSITGSLESQLVAEFDPDVLLDWRARRPVITFEHDHITAVEPPRLTLHLVRDELGQPFLFLSGYEPDFQWNRFVQAVLDLAEDLQVTDTTWVQAIPMPVPHTRAIGVTVSGTRADLVESMSVWKPETQAPANVLHLVEHRLSEIGQQVTGLVLLVPHYLADTEFPDAAVAALSGISAATGLIFPTDALREEGREFLARVDEQVAGNAELQRLVGTLEQRHDTYMEGNPVASPLTGADGQVPTADSIAAELERFLADRRTAADED, encoded by the coding sequence ATGAACCACCCCGAGGACCTCTACACGCTCGACGCATCCGCCCCGACGGTGCCGGCCGGGCTGCACCTCGTCGCTGCCCTGACGGGGTTCGCAGACGCGGGCTCGGCGGTGGCGCAGATCACGACGTCGATCACCGGATCGCTCGAGTCGCAGCTCGTCGCCGAGTTCGACCCCGACGTGCTGCTCGACTGGCGTGCCCGTCGCCCGGTCATCACGTTCGAGCACGACCACATCACGGCCGTCGAACCACCCCGGCTCACGCTGCACCTGGTGCGCGACGAACTCGGGCAGCCGTTCCTCTTCCTCTCCGGGTACGAGCCCGACTTCCAGTGGAACCGCTTCGTGCAGGCCGTCCTCGACCTGGCCGAGGACCTGCAGGTGACCGACACGACGTGGGTCCAGGCGATCCCGATGCCCGTCCCGCACACCCGGGCCATCGGCGTCACGGTCTCCGGCACCCGCGCCGACCTGGTCGAGTCGATGAGCGTCTGGAAGCCCGAGACCCAGGCGCCGGCGAACGTCCTGCACCTGGTCGAACACCGCCTGTCCGAGATCGGCCAGCAGGTCACCGGGCTGGTGCTGCTCGTCCCGCACTACCTGGCGGACACGGAGTTCCCGGACGCAGCCGTGGCGGCGCTCTCCGGCATCTCGGCCGCCACCGGACTGATCTTCCCGACCGATGCCCTGCGTGAAGAAGGACGTGAGTTCCTTGCGCGCGTCGACGAGCAGGTCGCCGGCAACGCGGAACTGCAGCGCCTGGTCGGGACGCTCGAGCAGCGCCACGACACCTACATGGAGGGCAACCCGGTCGCCTCGCCGCTGACCGGGGCGGACGGACAGGTGCCGACCGCCGACTCGATCGCCGCCGAGCTCGAGCGCTTCCTGGCGGACCGCCGCACCGCAGCCGACGAGGACTGA
- a CDS encoding RNA polymerase sigma factor produces MAARSTTVDPTKDTTPDGVVAEDATTTTEGTAAPKKRAPRTTTAAKKAAPKKAAPKKASGKKAASSEDDEASAEDETPVEVAEDATDDATEDSDDDSAAKPATEAAAVAAGALVISQTDDDEAPVYSTTITGATADPVKDYLKQIGKVALLNAEQEVELAMRIEAGLFAEDKLQHSTGLSKPAERELRWVARDGQRAKSHLLGANLRLVVSLAKRYTGRGMQFLDLIQEGNLGLIRAVEKFDYTKGFKFSTYATWWIRQAITRAMADQARTIRIPVHMVEVINKLARVQRQMLQDLGREPTPEELARELDMTPEKVVEVQKYGREPISLHTPLGEDGDSEFGDLIEDTEAVVPADAVGFTMLQKQLESLLDSLSEREAGVIRMRFGLGDGQPKTLDQIGDTFGVTRERIRQIESKTMAKLRHPSRSQSLRDYLE; encoded by the coding sequence ATGGCTGCCCGGAGCACGACGGTCGATCCCACGAAGGACACCACGCCCGACGGCGTCGTGGCGGAAGACGCCACGACCACGACGGAGGGCACGGCCGCGCCGAAGAAGCGCGCCCCCAGGACCACCACCGCCGCCAAGAAGGCCGCCCCGAAGAAGGCGGCCCCGAAGAAGGCGAGCGGCAAGAAGGCCGCATCGTCAGAGGACGACGAAGCGAGCGCCGAGGACGAGACGCCGGTCGAGGTGGCCGAGGACGCCACCGACGACGCGACTGAGGACTCGGACGACGACTCGGCTGCGAAGCCCGCGACGGAAGCGGCCGCGGTCGCCGCCGGAGCGCTCGTCATCTCGCAGACCGACGACGACGAAGCGCCGGTCTACTCGACGACCATCACGGGTGCCACCGCGGACCCGGTGAAGGACTACCTCAAGCAGATCGGCAAGGTCGCGCTGCTCAACGCCGAGCAGGAGGTCGAGCTCGCGATGCGCATCGAGGCCGGCCTGTTCGCCGAGGACAAGCTGCAGCACTCGACCGGGCTGTCGAAGCCGGCCGAGCGCGAGCTGCGCTGGGTGGCCCGTGACGGGCAGCGTGCGAAGTCGCACCTGCTCGGCGCGAACCTCCGCCTGGTCGTCTCGCTCGCCAAGCGCTACACCGGTCGTGGGATGCAGTTCCTCGACCTCATCCAGGAAGGCAACCTGGGCCTGATCCGTGCCGTCGAGAAGTTCGACTACACGAAGGGCTTCAAGTTCTCGACCTACGCGACGTGGTGGATCCGTCAGGCCATCACCCGCGCGATGGCGGACCAGGCACGCACCATCCGCATCCCGGTGCACATGGTCGAGGTCATCAACAAGCTCGCCCGTGTCCAGCGGCAGATGCTGCAGGACCTCGGACGCGAGCCCACGCCGGAAGAGCTCGCCCGCGAGCTCGACATGACGCCCGAGAAGGTCGTCGAGGTCCAGAAGTACGGTCGCGAGCCGATCTCCCTGCACACCCCGCTCGGTGAAGACGGCGACTCCGAGTTCGGTGACCTCATCGAGGACACCGAGGCGGTCGTGCCGGCCGACGCGGTGGGCTTCACGATGCTGCAGAAGCAGCTCGAGAGCCTGCTCGACTCCCTCTCCGAGCGCGAGGCCGGCGTGATCCGGATGCGCTTCGGCCTGGGTGACGGTCAGCCGAAGACCCTCGACCAGATCGGCGACACGTTCGGCGTCACGCGTGAGCGGATCCGCCAGATCGAGTCGAAGACGATGGCGAAGCTCCGCCACCCGTCCCGGTCGCAGTCGCTCCGCGACTACCTCGAGTAG
- the lpdA gene encoding dihydrolipoyl dehydrogenase, whose amino-acid sequence MTEQTYDVVVLGGGSGGYAAALRAAELGMSVALIEGDKLGGTCLHRGCIPTKALLHSAEIADGARDAEKYGVIAEFAGVDVPKVIEYQQGVINSKYKGLQGLIKARGTTVVEGWGRLTSQNTVQVGDQTVTGRNVVLATGSYSKSLPGLEIGGRVITSETALRMDYVPNKVVILGGGVIGVEFASVWKSFGAEVTIVEGLPHLIPAEDESMSKQLERAFRKRGIEFSLGVRFQGVEQHENGVVVTLENGKTYDGDVLLVAVGRGPLTQNVGYEEVGVAMDRGFVTTNERLATNLPNVYAVGDIVPGLQLAHRGFQQGIFVAEEIAGLNPVVISDTNIPKVTYSDPEVASVGLSQSKAEEQYGADKVDSYEYNLAGNGKSHIIGTSGAVKVVRVVDGPVVGISMIGARVGELIAEAQLAVNWEAHPEDVAPLIHAHPTQSEALGEALLHLAGKPLHAL is encoded by the coding sequence GTGACGGAACAGACTTACGACGTCGTGGTCCTCGGTGGCGGCAGCGGCGGCTACGCCGCAGCGCTCCGAGCCGCTGAACTCGGGATGAGCGTCGCGCTCATCGAGGGCGACAAGCTCGGAGGGACCTGCCTGCACCGCGGCTGCATCCCGACGAAGGCGCTGTTGCACTCGGCCGAGATCGCGGACGGCGCCCGCGACGCGGAGAAGTACGGCGTCATCGCCGAGTTCGCCGGCGTCGATGTGCCCAAGGTCATCGAGTACCAGCAGGGCGTCATCAACTCGAAGTACAAGGGCCTGCAGGGCCTGATCAAGGCCCGCGGCACCACCGTCGTCGAGGGCTGGGGTCGTCTGACCTCGCAGAACACCGTGCAGGTCGGCGACCAGACCGTCACCGGTCGCAACGTCGTCCTGGCCACCGGGTCCTACTCGAAGTCGCTGCCCGGACTCGAGATCGGTGGGCGCGTCATCACCTCCGAGACCGCGCTCCGCATGGACTACGTGCCGAACAAGGTCGTCATCCTCGGCGGCGGCGTCATCGGCGTCGAGTTCGCCAGCGTCTGGAAGTCCTTCGGCGCCGAGGTCACGATCGTCGAGGGCCTGCCGCACCTGATCCCGGCCGAGGACGAGTCGATGTCCAAGCAGCTCGAGCGTGCGTTCCGCAAGCGCGGCATCGAGTTCTCGCTGGGTGTCCGGTTCCAGGGCGTCGAGCAGCACGAGAACGGCGTCGTCGTGACGCTGGAGAACGGCAAGACCTACGACGGCGACGTCCTGCTGGTCGCCGTCGGTCGTGGCCCGCTCACGCAGAACGTCGGCTACGAAGAGGTCGGTGTGGCCATGGACCGCGGTTTCGTCACCACGAACGAGCGCCTCGCCACCAACCTGCCGAACGTGTACGCCGTCGGCGACATCGTCCCCGGCCTGCAGCTGGCCCACCGCGGGTTCCAGCAGGGCATCTTCGTCGCCGAGGAGATCGCGGGTCTGAACCCCGTCGTCATCTCGGACACGAACATCCCGAAGGTCACGTACTCCGACCCCGAGGTCGCCTCGGTCGGCCTCTCGCAGTCGAAGGCCGAAGAGCAGTACGGCGCCGACAAGGTCGACTCGTACGAGTACAACCTGGCCGGCAACGGCAAGAGCCACATCATCGGCACGTCCGGTGCGGTCAAGGTCGTGCGCGTCGTCGACGGACCCGTCGTCGGCATCAGCATGATCGGCGCCCGCGTCGGTGAGCTCATCGCCGAAGCCCAGCTCGCCGTGAACTGGGAAGCGCACCCGGAAGACGTCGCGCCGCTCATCCACGCACACCCGACGCAGAGCGAAGCACTCGGCGAAGCGCTCCTGCACCTCGCGGGCAAGCCGCTCCACGCACTGTGA